The DNA sequence CATTTTTCAAAGAAACTAAtgaagaaaattttattaattttaggaTAAGAAATATACGTGTCCTGCAACTTGATTCATGGTAAATTAAATACAGCGAATATAAAGTCGTTACTTAGAAATGACGTAACGAGTTCCATACTACCGAGTTCGCTCTTTGTTTTTCGTGACAAGGAAACAATAGGAACTATGAAGGGTGAAATATTCCCCGGAGCATAATAAAAACAGCTAAACGTTCTATCCTTTTATATTGTCTTTTCTCACCGTTCTTGAGCCATTTTTATCGGAAATCAATCATCTGGTGGCACAAAAATCTGcgtgaaaaaaataataaagctACAAACTGAAAATTTTTTCCATGTTGTTCATCGACACGTTGAACCGTGAAAGATCATTTGTCTGAGAAACTAATATATCACtttgacatttttattttataacatattacattttcataaaaagttttctatattttttagaacattaaaattttctatgatATTACATTTTGAAATAccaaatttaaatgaaatttacaataacGCTGTCACTGACTCTCTTCACATTACGTGgttttcgttataacgttatattacgtaatacaatatttctaaaataaaatttctaagggtagtataaaatgattctctaagaaaaagaaaaatgtgaaagaaagtaatatggaaagtaataTAACCAGAATGGAAAAAGTTTGTTCAGGAAGAATGCTAATAATGACAGAGCCATCAAATTCTCGTTACAGTTAGAATACGGCGAGGATGTGTGGCTTCAGCTCCTGGAAAGAGCTGATTGCAAACATATGGTTTTCAACACGCGACAAACATATCCCGACGAGCTTATGACCAATTTAGCTGCTGCATTAGCCGAATGCAATGGTGAATCCGTGGAGGATGTAATGCAATTCTTTGGGAAGTGTTTCGTAAGATTTTTTAGCAACTTAGGGTAAGTGAATTTTCTGATGTTTTATGAGTCATGTACAACCTAAAGATACCAAATGTGGGATAAAAAGTTCCTTTAGAGTAAAGAAATATATTGCTTGTTTAATTCGTATGAAACGATTCTACATTGCTCTAatgataaatgtaaaaatatcatTGCATGTGTGATTGATAATTGAAACCTAGAAAAacgtaaaatgtaaataaaatgtGTGAAAATGCTTGTTTTATTGTTTGTCTAGTTCGTACTAAATAATTTTATGTTACTCCAAAGAAAACTTAAAGAAAGACAAATAATATGTAGGTTAAAAATGAAGGAAATATAATATGTGGatagaaaaggaaatttttagAAACACATTTGGTTTGTTGCAAAACTGGAGGTATGGAGTACTGGAGGTATGGTAACTGTGACGTTTAAATATCAACAAAGTCGAAGTCATTTACGGTCGCACAAGTTGAAACACACGCCTGATTGAATAGAGCTCGTGCCACGATATTGAATTTAGGTTCTGGCTAATTAAACGGACCAATTACCATTATACATCGAGAACTACGTGATGTAGAATTAATTATTACCTGTGGGAACGAGCATAAGTTCAATTAAAAGCttcgattaatattttattgcatttgaatcGATACTCCAGTTGGCATCATTAGCAAACCACTCTTCAAGCAATCAAAAGGCGTATTTACCACTACCTGCATCAAATGTTTCATCTTATTTTACTGTGCTTTTTGTTCTTACTCGATGAAAATAAGGAGAACCATGTGTCGTAACGGAGTTGAAAACTATTTGCTAGATTGTCTCTATTATATACTTGTTCTTGTTATAGTTTATGCAACCAGAATCATATGATGTattgttttatcaattttcaATGTCTCATGAGGGAGAACTACTTGAATATGGGACATAGAACGTGATTTATGTCGATTGTAAATTTGAAATGAactaaacgaattttattttgatgTGAATTTCTGATAATGCAATTGCTGATAGAACATTTCTTTCGAATTGTATAAAAATCCTTGTTCCGTGTCACTGCCGTTTCCGTTCTTCCAAatattcaaaaagtaaaattggaATTTTTCTAGATTGATATTCAATagtaattattatctttgtgACAGATATGCCTGCATGATAAAAGCCACTGGACGTTATTTTTGTGACTTTCTACAAAACGTCGACAATATTCACATGCAAATGAGATTCACGTATCCACGTATGAAAAGTCCTTCGATGTACACTACGCACGTCGACCCACAGGGTGTAGTATTAGTTTATCGAAGCACTAGGAAGGGATTTACGCACTATCTTATGGGTAAGATAACACAACTTTTTAAGATGAGTCTTTTACTCCTTACGAGTGCTTCTACTTTAACTTTCgcttataatatattatagatataaaaatatattcttcttatatatatcgtatatatatgtacataatgcatgaaaaagaaaaaacacttTTACGAAAGCaaaaattttcgaaattaattatagaaTGAGATAAAATCTAAAAGATACAAGGAATTATTTTTCacaagataaaatcgatataAATTTAGTTACAAAATATACATTACTGCATACTACATTACTGCATACATTACTATAATTACTACATACATTATTACAAAGGTTcactttcatatttttccttaGGTCAGTTATTTCAAATAGCGAAAGAGCTTTACGAAACAGATTTAGTCATACGAGTATTAGGAAGTTCAAACAATATCCCTGGATCCAGAAGCGTAATGGTTAAATTTAGAATTGATTTCGACAATCGTGAATACGTGAGTaattacatagaaatatttcaatCCATGGTATACGAGTAGGTACACGTATAAATTATAGTTTAATAATTAACCCCTCGTCGGCAATATGGTGTTTTAATAAGGCGATCGGCATTATGGGTCTTTCAATCCCTGACCTAATTTCTTGCTGTTTTCAACTTTAAAAATATCTGAAAAAATTCTCAGATACTTATCATAGTCTTTAATTTACCATACAAGTGATACTTCAGCCAAATGTTTAAATCTTTTTCCAATAAAAATCCAATAAAAAAATGCGGAATTATTTGTTATTGAAAAATAACACGAGACACGCGTTGAGAAAGAAAGACTGTGTATCTTATACTTATTAACGTATAAGGAACATAAAAGCCAGACGAGACACTGATCTCTAAGAGGTTAGTATATTGTATatggaaatgaaaaaaaattacgTGAGATTAAAATGACGTGGGCAGCAATATGAGTAGTTGAAGGTATGGTGCTCATATCACCTTTGTAGTATTTAGAACTAAATCGAAGCTACCGAAGCAAACAGTATTTACTCAGTCAGAGTCATGTAGATGTAAGTTTTTTTATCTGACACCTTCGTTTGGGAGAAATTAAGCAATAAAAATTTCGTCTGAACCTTAACGACCTTATATTGCTGGTGGGGAGTTAAAACGAAAATTTTGTATCGTTTACTAACTATCTGTTCTAATAAAAAGgaattatttttaaacaatATAGAACCtctatataaaatgtaaatttgaAAAACTATTAAGATTTTAGCTTAGAACATTGGAATAAATCATTCTAACTCTTACAATGGTCATCGCCATACTCGATATAAAATTTCCATgctttttcataaaataaaattattttttactttctttgtatttacatatatatctgCACTTAAACTTTAAAATTATCCATGTTCACGTTCTTAGATCGCAAAGAACAACAGTATGAAAACTCCACTTGGCCGTGAATTAGCACCGGTGTCAATATCGTTCCTTTTACGTCTTTTCCCATTTGGAGTGGTAATCAACAAGGACATGAGGATATTGGGGGCCGGTGATAAACTCCTGCAAGCATGGGGTGGCAGTTCGTCCATTTTGAATAAACACGTCACGGATGTTTTTAAATTCCGTAGGCCTAAAGGAATATCTTTCACGTGGGGAAATGTAAGGGAGCTTTTTATGACAAATAAAGCAAAAAGTGTCTAATTTTCTTGAAGTTCAGGGACAAGGATATTGCATTATATAACTATATCTCATATCCATGTAAAATGTCTTTTCGTATAAGAGTCTTTCACATTGAGTTGATATAACTTTCCATTTCGAAAAGTTACATGTttggaaaataattttcaacgcttctaaatttatatttattttaattactattataCTACATTGTTTTACAAATTAATGATTTTGTCAAACGAAATGGTTGCTCTATTTAACGGgacattaaattaaattacatttttacataCTTTATAAAGTATAGTTCTTCCAAGTAACACTAAAAACACGTAGGAGTAATATTTAATGGGTGAAGGAAATTTCTGCTTATGTTTCACTATGAATTTACCTAAACATTCATAAAGTTTTCATTAATATTGTAAACTTCTACTTTAAATTCTCAATATCATCGCCATTACTCCGCGTACTAACTAATAAATTAATCAACAAGAAACCTTGATTACGTATTTTATCAGTTTTATAAAAGTCTACCTACTTCccaagaaaataatatttcattactatctTCTTAAGTAAAGCTCGTCCTAGTTACTCTTTCGCAACATGACCATCGTAATTAATTCCTTCTTAATAAGTTCATTAACGATTTATTCCTTAATTGACATCCATACTTGTCAAAGTCTTCGACAAAGTGATAACTTACCTGCATATGGACAGGTGATGTACTTGCATTCTGTGATGTTCGAATTGGAGCTGGTCAGATTAAACGATAACGATGCTTCATCTAACTCAGACAATACCCCAAGCACCAGTTCGGGATTGGATAGGCGCGGCAGTCAAGGAGCCAGGAGCATACTATTGAAAGGTCAAATGAGATATATCGAGGATCTTAAAGCAATTATTTTCTTATGTAGTCCCCTGTAAGTTGATgaaacatatgtatatatgagcCTCTCAGAAGCTAAATTGGTCAACTTGATGTAATCTATCtcgattttattgattttattgGTTATGACTATATGATTGATATTCAACTTTTATAAAGATAGTGACCTACGTTATCGCTCAGAAGTTTAAAATGGATTATTTATGATGAAAAGGAAATTGGATTTTTTAATGGAAAAGTATGGATGAATATTGGTTAGTACGTAACTATATAAAGAGTGAAAAGATTGTATTAAAATTACTAGCCCatatttttctttgtattttttgacaatttaattttttatatttggtcctatatctaataataaaaagttctaaatgaatttaaaataagATAATTCGAAAACTAATTTTAGATAATAATGacatattatttttctattatataaGTTTCTAATATTCCATGTAGTTGATCAATACGGCTTCTGAGTTGCTCATCTCAAAATACCAAAGAACGAAACCGGTAAAAATATAAGACAATCAAAATATTTTCGACAGAATTAACAGTTTAGACGAATTGCTTAACATGGGCCTGTACCTGAACGACCTAAATACTCACGGCTTGAGTCGTGAATTAGTACTCGCCGGATGGCAACATTGCGGAAGgtacaatattattttttaactaCGGGTAAGATTGACTGAACTATAATTCCACTCGTTTCAATTAGATACATTGTCATCGAcaaaatacatatatgtttCGATGCGTTATGTCAGATTAGAGATGATGTTTGAGAGGGCTGAGCAGAGATCGACCGAATTGGAAAACAGCTACGCGTTGCTGGATCGCTGGAAGAATAAGAGCGACGAGCTTTTGTATTCCATGATCCCACAGACGGTTGCTGATCGATTGCGTGCTGGAGCTTGTCCTTTAAGCACTTGCGAGGTATTTGAAGatcttgtaacgtaatattttgaGTGCTTAGCGTTTTCAAGATCTCgtaaaatattattgtaatgTGTCTCTgaaatattattgtaatatattttatcattctTTGTagcaaaatgtataaatatgcaTATATTGGATTTTGTCACGATTATTGCTCGCATAACGGACACTGTATAAATATTGGACGTTATCTCTGCGAAATATTACCGTATCGTAATCcgttttattcgaaatattgTGGTAATTGATCATGTTAAACTTTAACCTTTACGCTGCCATATTTTACTGTAGTCGCCAGTCCATAATTCATGAAGGGATATGATTTTGATCCTCGAGCTGTTAGAATTTATTTTCTTCCGTTGTGACTATGCTAACAATGGTACAGATGCTGACAACGtgaaagatataaaaaagaGCGAAGATTACAGGACCTTCTTTTTATTCTAAAATTGAGATTTTTCGAATTGGAGCAATTAATTATGCAGTGTAAGGGTTAAGCTCTGAGAGTAGAAATTTCGAATAGATGAAATGacagaataaaatttgtttaaaatagaaagttattaaatacacatatttaattactttaaatataaaaaacttATAATAcaggaaaaattaatttttacaaagCAAGAGGTCAAAATCTTTGATGTCCAATAGATCAGTATTTCAatattcttttccttttataGTCATTCGAGTCTATCTCCGTGTTATTCTGCGAGCTTTGCGACTTCGATTATTCGACGATCGAAGGTGCAATGGACATTGTCTCATCGATGAACGCTGTTTTTTCTTGTTTCGACTCGCTGATGGATGAATTTAACGTATACAAAGTGAGTTTCATATGTAATTTAAGCACTCCACTGCATTATtgtcagaataaaaataaaataaaaatacacgcGAGAACAGGATACATCGATAGTTTTATAGACGTTTCAACACAAGATATTTTACCTTTACGACTTTCAACAGGTAGAAACAGTCGGCCGGGTCTATATGGCAGCCAGTGGTGCGCCGGATAGAACGGAAAATCACGCGCAAAATATCGCAGACGTTTCGCTGCAGCTGCTGAAACACGTCCGATCCCTTAAGTTACCCTCTGGTGTCGATATTCAAATTCGTATAGGTAACTTAACACAAGATTTGTTTccaatatatttcattttttataatttgtttttttttatttttctctttttcttttttcttttttaccagATATTAAAAGTCATATAGACAATTTAGCCCGggattcatttaaaataaatcgtTTCTGTTTCGCTTTCTTTTTACTGTCTtatcctcttttcttttcttttcttttcttttcttttcttgtttttttttttttgccatcAAAGTAGACTTAGTTTTTATAACAAATAGTCtggttttctttcatattttcgaACGATTGAGCGAGAAGGAACATGGTATAATACAAGTGTGTTCTACTTTCCTAGGGATCCATTCCGGACCAGCTGTAGCAGGTGTAGTTGGCATCAAAGTACCTAGATATTGCTTTTTCGGTGACACTGTGAATACTGCTTCTAGGATGCAAACGACTAGTCTGGTAAGTTCATTTATTTATGGTCAATTCCACCGCGAAGGGATTGAATGAGTAGAACGAGGCAGAATAAATTTAAATAGACGAGTGAATCTTTTTTATACGAAGGGACTGAACGCGGTAGAAACATTGAATTTACGTGCTACTATTACTGGAATTGAATTActtcaattaatataattttatacattttaaaatattttatgttttaccTCGCTAGTAAATACGACCGTAGAAACTCCATAATATTTTTTCTAACAATTTACAAACAAGTTAATCAAAATTCAATTTCGAGACATATATAGCCATTTCGAACTTACAACTTATTCAGATTTAGTACTCTCACTTAATAATTCAACACATACTATTTTAGACCCTATTCTACATCGCGTTTTGTTCTGTcataatttaaaagaaataaaaactcTTACCCTTTCATTGCCTATGTTTACGATACAATCGATTTTCATGTTCGACCAATTCAAATTTATCAGTGTACACAGTGGTTTAAACATTTTCACGATTCAGCCTGGAAAGGTGCAGATCTCATCAGATGTGAAAGCGTTATTACCACCGGATCGGTATTACGTTGAATCACGCGGATTGGTTTGGGTCAAGGTTCGTATCGCAGAAAGTTTAATTTAGGGATTCCCGCACACCATGTTGTATAATTCGTTGGTTTACTGTTCCGTGTAGGGTAAAGGTAACATGGAAACTTATTGGTTATCCGACAAAGTAGACACGGATGGTAAATCGACCGAGCAACAAGCTACTAAGCCGGAAGGACTTCTAGTCACTGATATTTAAAACGTGGTCAAATGGAGAATTAGATAATTCTAATTATTTACTAATTATACTTCTTTTTATGGTTCAATAATTGGATCCCTCTTAGTTAAAGTATCCATCCTATCATACAAAAACTGAGGGAAAATAaagttttagtattttctttGTGCCATAaatatcttttccttttttattcattctaaaatattcaattcaaaaattttattttataacacCGTCTGTAGTGTAATTTTACTTGAAAGATAAGGAAAcacaagatatttatttcaaatatattaaatatatgaaatattttgaaaaagtaCTGCATAGGATATTCTGACTAAAGGGGACCGTGTTAGAAACAATCAGAATCACTTTATTAGTGTGCAATCACGCGTGCAATCGACATACTGATTAGATTGTTTTAGTTTTATGTTGATGTATAGAGATATAATAGTTCGTGAATAATCGTGACATATGCGTTTACTCAAATATCGTTTAGGTGTTACTCGTTCATAGATTTCAATGTTATTTAATGTAAATGTTTTATACAATGATTCGTCGAATGATGAAAAAGATACGGAATTTAGTTACAAAAACAGTAAAGTAAACGAACTTTTCTCCCATTTTAGttattttctccctttttccCTTTCTTATTTTCCTCGCTACCTCCGGTATATTATAGGCTTAAGAGACTGTTTGCTGAGCTAAGCTTTCCCAATTGCTCTTTATATCCTTCCTCCCGCaacattttcttttccttttattttcttcgtttccaCATCAATTCTTTCACTCCTATATCTGTTGTACCTTGTTCTTACTATTATTACCTTTTAACTTCAATATCTTAAAATTTGATAACATTTTTAGTACATATTTAAAACAGTGTTTGTTATACAGAAAAGATATACACATGAGTGTTAGACCTTAAATGCATGGTTTgtgttaaatataataaaacatttgAAGATTATTAACTTATGTCTCAGAATACcacagaaaaataattttaaagaattatcTGGGGAGAAAGAAACTATTTGTTGCTGTACAGGATAATATTTCATTAAGCAATTGCAAACAATCGggattaaaatttcaataattttatttaatattaacaatataaAAAGTTCATTtgtaacataaatataaataaacaacGATAAAATTACAATCAATTTATAAGTTGAGTATTATCGAACATTTTACGTATAGATtgctataaatatttaaattatctaaaatgtgaaaaatattacgaatttaatttcataaaatcGATCGATCAATCGTTTAAATGATCGAATTTGTATTAAATGAAGAACAATCGACGTTTCACTGTATAACGAGTAACGCAAACGACACGATAGGCGTTTGATTTCTTCGTGACACGACAAATCATGCTGCGCTCGGGTAGCAGGTACGTGAGTTTTCACCGAAATTCCACGTTGAAAAAAAAACAGAGAAAGTCCAGGTGACTTTCTTTCTCGTGCGTTCGATGTTATGTACGAGTCGGACGCTCGATACGTGCCTTAATTTTCAATTGTCTCGCCTGCATCGACGTAGAATAACGGATCGCGAAGCTAGctattatttttaacttctcGTGAACTCCATGAAACTAATTTCATCCCTCTATAATCTTCTATCTTTTTTTACAGTTgagaataaaattaataattacgtATGATTACatactttcttctcttttcgtcCCACAGTCACTAATAATTAATTCATTTGGCTTTGGCTTAACTatgaaatatattgaaatttcgttatttaCTAATTTTGATCATTTTCTTATATTCCATAATGTAAAGTTTCGACGTAACTTTAGTTCTaagatataaaattttgaattcCTTTATCAAAGTAAGAAATTAACAATAGCTATTGATAGATTACTTGATAATGAAAGGATACAATAAATATGAAAAACAATATTTTGACATTATAGAGGGTTAATCTATAGATGTATAgttgataaataaatttagtGTTGAATGAAAGACCACCAAGATTAAATATGCTGAGCCTGTGGTCATATTGTTTCATGGTCGACTATAAAAATTCGTTAAAATCCTAAATTCCTGGAAGAAATATTCCACGAGGACGAACTCTAGTCTTTTGAAAAATACACTTGTAGGATCGTGCGAGTATTAAGTTTTCAGTCAGCCAGGAcgatgaatataaaaataatcgaaACATGAGTCAAGATTCTTGTACGCGTATCGTGACCTTTCGATTATTATTCATTGTTTAAATTAACAGTAACACCCGTCCTTGGTGTTATTCGCTATCCATGAGAGGTAACGATTCACCCTGCTGTAAACGCCGGGATAGCCAGGCTTTGCGCATCCTTCGCCCCAGGATACCACTCCTGCGAATTTAGATATGTAAATTCGTTTAGCTATAAAACAGACAATGGATACAAAGCGAATCCTAATTTAATATGAATTCCGGAAATATATCGAGGAGTAAGAATTCATTTTCCATTATGATTATATGGTTGTAAATCAATACATTTCTCACTGGTAACTTTATTATGATTTTACTTTTTTGATTGAGATTAATAATTGGTAATTTTATTAAGAAAGATGCAATCTTCTGCAATTAACATTGGGACAAGAATTTGGAAAGTTGGTTCTTATTActtaaatattg is a window from the Bombus affinis isolate iyBomAffi1 chromosome 9, iyBomAffi1.2, whole genome shotgun sequence genome containing:
- the LOC126920009 gene encoding soluble guanylate cyclase 89Da-like isoform X2 produces the protein MAMQEAPLYRINMLEYGEDVWLQLLERADCKHMVFNTRQTYPDELMTNLAAALAECNGESVEDVMQFFGKCFVRFFSNLGYACMIKATGRYFCDFLQNVDNIHMQMRFTYPRMKSPSMYTTHVDPQGVVLVYRSTRKGFTHYLMGQLFQIAKELYETDLVIRVLGSSNNIPGSRSVMVKFRIDFDNREYIAKNNSMKTPLGRELAPVSISFLLRLFPFGVVINKDMRILGAGDKLLQAWGGSSSILNKHVTDVFKFRRPKGISFTWGNVMYLHSVMFELELVRLNDNDASSNSDNTPSTSSGLDRRGSQGARSILLKGQMRYIEDLKAIIFLCSPLINSLDELLNMGLYLNDLNTHGLSRELVLAGWQHCGRLEMMFERAEQRSTELENSYALLDRWKNKSDELLYSMIPQTVADRLRAGACPLSTCESFESISVLFCELCDFDYSTIEGAMDIVSSMNAVFSCFDSLMDEFNVYKVETVGRVYMAASGAPDRTENHAQNIADVSLQLLKHVRSLKLPSGVDIQIRIGIHSGPAVAGVVGIKVPRYCFFGDTVNTASRMQTTSLPGKVQISSDVKALLPPDRYYVESRGLVWVKGKGNMETYWLSDKVDTDGKSTEQQATKPEGLLVTDI
- the LOC126920009 gene encoding soluble guanylate cyclase 89Da-like isoform X1; this translates as MYGMLLESVQHFVQLEYGEDVWLQLLERADCKHMVFNTRQTYPDELMTNLAAALAECNGESVEDVMQFFGKCFVRFFSNLGYACMIKATGRYFCDFLQNVDNIHMQMRFTYPRMKSPSMYTTHVDPQGVVLVYRSTRKGFTHYLMGQLFQIAKELYETDLVIRVLGSSNNIPGSRSVMVKFRIDFDNREYIAKNNSMKTPLGRELAPVSISFLLRLFPFGVVINKDMRILGAGDKLLQAWGGSSSILNKHVTDVFKFRRPKGISFTWGNVMYLHSVMFELELVRLNDNDASSNSDNTPSTSSGLDRRGSQGARSILLKGQMRYIEDLKAIIFLCSPLINSLDELLNMGLYLNDLNTHGLSRELVLAGWQHCGRLEMMFERAEQRSTELENSYALLDRWKNKSDELLYSMIPQTVADRLRAGACPLSTCESFESISVLFCELCDFDYSTIEGAMDIVSSMNAVFSCFDSLMDEFNVYKVETVGRVYMAASGAPDRTENHAQNIADVSLQLLKHVRSLKLPSGVDIQIRIGIHSGPAVAGVVGIKVPRYCFFGDTVNTASRMQTTSLPGKVQISSDVKALLPPDRYYVESRGLVWVKGKGNMETYWLSDKVDTDGKSTEQQATKPEGLLVTDI